A region of the Litchfieldia alkalitelluris genome:
ATGAAAAGCTTGGGATTGAAAGGTCAGAGGCAAGTTTTTTCATTTCATCAACTAATGCCATTGTCGCTTCTTCATCTGATTGAACTAGTGTTGAAATTCCAATCGCTCTAGCAATATTTGCATGTTTTTCTATTGATGAGTGGGCATTAAATTCTATGATATAAGGTAAAAACATGCTGTTCGCAATACCATGTGGTGTATCATAAAGACCACCTATTGCCTCTGCCATACAATGCACTGATGCCACATCTGCATGAGAAAATGCCATACCAGCAATCGTTGAGCCAATCATTAATTGTTCGCGTGCTTCTTTATCATGTCCATTTTCGAAAGCTCTTCGTAGATTAGGATAAATATATTTCATCGCTTGAAGTGCTAAGCCATCAGCAATCGGATTTGAAAGCTTACATGTATATGCTTCAATTGCATGTACTAGAGCATCCATACCAGTAGAAGCGGTTAAAGGAGCCGGAAGAGCATAAGTCAACTCAGGATCAATAATTGCCAAGGTAGGTGCGATTTTTACGTCTTTTATGGTGAGTTTTATTCTTTTAGTTGTATCGGTAATCACAGAAGAACGTGTTACTTCAGCGCCAGTACCAGCAGTAGTAGGAATAGCGATAATCGGAGTAACGTCTTTTGGTACGTTATTTCTTCCCGCATAATCCTGAGGTATTCCACCAGAAGTTTGAAGAATAGCGATTGCTTTTGCTGCATCAATAACTGATCCACCACCTAGAGCAATTATTACATCGGCTTCAAAACTCTTTGCTTCGAGTCCTCCTTGGATGCAATCTATATCCCTAGGATTTGGTTGGACTTTATTAAAGATATATGGTGAGAAATCACCTTTGACTAAATCATCTACAAGTTGGTTTACAAATCCAATTCGTTCAATACCCGGATCTGTTACAATAAACACTTTTTTACCTTGTGTGATTTCAGCCATATAATTAACTGTTTCATTAAAACTTCCGACAGCAATTTTAATTTTAGTTGGCAAATGAAAATCAAAAGGGTTCATAAAATAAGCCTCCATTTATAGTAGGTTGAATTTTACGATTATTTTAACATGTTTTCCATATATAAAACTATAACTCTTGTTTTATTAAGTTTATATTAGGAAATATTAAGATTAAGAGAGTAGATTGAAGGAAATTGGAATTGTCCAACTCTTTTTTTCAGGGTAGACATCTATGCTAATTAAAATTAGCACCATGGAGGATGGAAAAATGTTTCCTCCTCAGTGTGGAATGAGCGGAGAGCCACTTGACTCCTGCGGGATCCAGTGGTCTCGTGAGACCCCGCAGGAGCCCGCCCCTGGCGACGAGGAGGCTCACGGACCACCCCGCGGAAAGCAAGTGGATCGCAGCTCATGGAACTCCACTACCTAGGTTATTTTCAGGGTAGACATCCATGCTAATTAAAATTAGCACCATGGAGGATGAAAAATTATACTTAGCTTGGTGTCTAGCTTCAGGCGCTATCGGCTCGGGGTCATAAGTCAATCCGGCAAGAAGGTTAAAAAGCAACCTTCTTGCCGACTCGTCTTATGCCTGTCGCCGATGAACGAGCGCCTTCAGCATTTCTTTTTTCAGGGTAGACATCCATGCTAAATAAGTATTTCGCACCATGGTGTATGAAAAAATGTTTCCTCCTCAGTGTGGAATGAGCGGAGAGCCACTTGACTCCTGCGGGATCCCCAGTGGTCTCGTGAGACCCCGCAGAAGCCCGCCCTTGGCGAAGAGGAGGCTCACGGACCACCCCGCGGAAAGCAAGTGGATCGCAGCTCATGGAACTCTTCCGACCTAAGTTATTTTTCAGACCAGTTTGTACCCCATAACCTTCATATTGGAGCTCTAACTTCAGTACCCTCAGTTTTTGCCATCTTCAATAACTAAAATATTTGTCCTTCAGTATCGACAAACTTCGTAAAATCCAATGATTAATTAATATAGTCATTTCATCATATTTTTCAAGCTCCATGTAGACGACTTTCGTCCTATCAGAGTATTGAGGCTAGTCTAAGGAACCTCCAAATTCAGGAATTATCCGTAATTAGAAGCCCTGAGAAGGCTTTTACAAAGATTAGAGAAGA
Encoded here:
- a CDS encoding iron-containing alcohol dehydrogenase, which gives rise to MNPFDFHLPTKIKIAVGSFNETVNYMAEITQGKKVFIVTDPGIERIGFVNQLVDDLVKGDFSPYIFNKVQPNPRDIDCIQGGLEAKSFEADVIIALGGGSVIDAAKAIAILQTSGGIPQDYAGRNNVPKDVTPIIAIPTTAGTGAEVTRSSVITDTTKRIKLTIKDVKIAPTLAIIDPELTYALPAPLTASTGMDALVHAIEAYTCKLSNPIADGLALQAMKYIYPNLRRAFENGHDKEAREQLMIGSTIAGMAFSHADVASVHCMAEAIGGLYDTPHGIANSMFLPYIIEFNAHSSIEKHANIARAIGISTLVQSDEEATMALVDEMKKLASDLSIPSFSSLPEVNPNDFDYLAESSYQNGSTPSNAREISKNDYLQLFHKAYKSTVFR